In Gemmatimonadota bacterium, a single window of DNA contains:
- a CDS encoding ABC transporter permease, with protein sequence MTAPAASLSTSPPGRWRALPPGVRAALVVLAAIALAAVLAPWLAATASEAMDLTARRAAPSMAHWFGTDELGRDVLARVLSGARVSLAIGFLSALLSVALGSAVGAVGGFVGGWVDASLMRLTDAMLAIPRLPFLMIVAAILQPSIPLLIVLVGVAGWMETARVVRAEVLSLAQRGFVEAAQATGVGAVRILAGHILPNVLGTIAVSATLSVGRGILLESALSFFGVGVQPPAASWGNMLYQAQTTLTSEPWLAVFPGMAIFVTVLSVNVLGEHLARVGGGQRD encoded by the coding sequence ATGACGGCGCCCGCCGCATCGCTCTCCACGTCGCCGCCCGGCCGGTGGCGGGCACTCCCGCCGGGAGTGCGCGCGGCGCTGGTCGTACTCGCGGCCATCGCACTGGCCGCGGTGCTCGCCCCGTGGCTGGCCGCGACCGCGAGCGAAGCGATGGACCTCACGGCGCGCCGAGCCGCCCCCTCGATGGCGCACTGGTTCGGGACCGACGAACTCGGGCGCGACGTCCTGGCGCGCGTCCTTTCGGGCGCCCGCGTCTCCCTCGCCATTGGCTTCCTCTCGGCCCTGCTCTCTGTCGCGTTAGGCTCGGCGGTCGGGGCGGTGGGCGGTTTCGTGGGGGGATGGGTCGACGCGTCGCTCATGCGCCTCACCGACGCGATGCTGGCGATCCCGCGACTCCCGTTCCTGATGATCGTCGCCGCCATCCTGCAGCCGTCCATTCCGCTGCTCATCGTGCTGGTGGGCGTGGCGGGGTGGATGGAGACGGCGCGAGTCGTCCGCGCCGAGGTGCTCTCGCTCGCGCAGCGCGGCTTCGTGGAGGCGGCGCAGGCCACGGGCGTGGGTGCCGTGCGCATCCTCGCCGGCCATATCCTCCCCAACGTGCTGGGGACGATCGCCGTCTCGGCGACGCTGTCGGTCGGACGCGGCATCCTCCTCGAATCCGCGCTCTCCTTCTTTGGCGTGGGCGTGCAGCCCCCGGCGGCAAGCTGGGGGAACATGCTGTACCAGGCGCAAACCACGCTGACCTCCGAACCCTGGCTCGCCGTCTTTCCCGGCATGGCGATCTTCGTGACCGTGCTCTCGGTCAACGTGCTGGGGGAGCACCTCGCGCGCGTGGGCGGCGGCCAGCGCGACTAG
- a CDS encoding ABC transporter permease gives MLTAVARRLAQALPLLLVISVLVFALLHAAPGGPLAIYLENPNVRPEDIERLKRSLGLDRSLPVQYLAWLRGFVVGDWGFSFADGRPVTVRLAERIPATLELILASLVLAFVAALPIGVLAAARQRSLFDRTVTTLTLAGISLPTFWFGLLLQLLFAVSLGWLPSSGRSSILGGDLLDRLRHIILPATVLATVHAAVWTRYLRSGMLAVLAQRFILSAHGRGVPERQVVFVHALRNALLPFVTIVLLDAAIMVSGAVVTESVFAWPGLGGLFTEALARRDYTVLMAFLMVSSTAVIVLNLVADLSYRWLDPRVRG, from the coding sequence GTGCTGACCGCCGTCGCCCGCCGCCTTGCCCAGGCGCTCCCGCTCCTGCTCGTCATCTCGGTCCTCGTCTTCGCGCTGCTGCACGCGGCGCCCGGGGGGCCGCTCGCGATCTACCTGGAGAATCCCAACGTCCGCCCCGAGGACATCGAGCGACTCAAGCGCTCGTTAGGGCTCGATCGTTCGCTCCCGGTCCAGTACCTGGCCTGGCTCCGGGGATTCGTGGTGGGCGACTGGGGCTTCTCCTTCGCCGACGGACGCCCGGTCACGGTGCGACTGGCGGAACGCATCCCGGCGACGCTGGAGCTCATCCTGGCGTCGCTCGTCCTGGCCTTCGTCGCCGCCCTCCCCATCGGGGTGCTCGCGGCCGCGCGCCAGCGCAGCCTGTTCGACCGCACGGTCACGACGCTCACGCTCGCCGGGATCTCGCTCCCGACGTTCTGGTTCGGGCTCCTGTTGCAGCTCCTGTTCGCCGTTTCGTTAGGCTGGCTCCCGTCGTCGGGTCGGAGCTCGATCCTCGGCGGCGACCTGCTCGACCGCCTGCGGCACATCATCCTCCCGGCCACGGTGCTGGCGACGGTGCATGCGGCCGTGTGGACGCGCTACCTGCGCAGCGGGATGCTCGCGGTCCTGGCGCAGCGCTTCATCCTCTCTGCACACGGACGCGGCGTGCCGGAGCGCCAGGTGGTCTTCGTGCATGCCCTGCGCAACGCCCTCCTCCCCTTCGTCACCATCGTCCTGCTCGACGCAGCGATCATGGTGTCGGGCGCGGTGGTGACCGAGAGCGTCTTCGCCTGGCCGGGGCTAGGCGGGCTCTTCACGGAAGCGCTCGCGCGTCGCGACTATACGGTGCTCATGGCGTTCCTGATGGTCTCGTCGACCGCCGTGATCGTGCTCAACCTCGTCGCCGACCTGAGCTATCGATGGCTCGATCCTCGGGTACGTGGATGA